The Sphingomonas sp. LY54 genome includes a region encoding these proteins:
- a CDS encoding 2OG-Fe(II) oxygenase — protein sequence MDELNDWPRIEADLDAQGWAVLPALLSADQCAAMAPLYDADDRFRSRVVMARHNYGRGEYRYFSYPLPELVAGLRTDLYPRLAPVANRWHRTLGIDVAFPDAHADFLARCHAAGQQRPTPLLLRYGPGDYNCLHQDLYGAHVFPLQIATLLSEPGRDFEGGEFVLTEQRPRMQSRATVVPLRQGDAVVFAVNHRPATGPRGAYRIAMRHGVSTIRAGRRHTLGIIFHDAA from the coding sequence ATGGACGAATTGAACGATTGGCCGCGCATCGAAGCGGATCTCGACGCGCAGGGCTGGGCGGTGCTCCCGGCCCTGCTCTCTGCCGACCAGTGCGCCGCAATGGCCCCGCTCTACGATGCGGACGACCGTTTCCGCAGCCGCGTCGTCATGGCGCGGCACAATTACGGCCGGGGCGAATATCGCTACTTCTCTTATCCGCTGCCCGAGCTCGTGGCCGGCCTGCGAACCGACCTCTACCCGCGCCTCGCGCCCGTCGCGAACCGGTGGCACCGGACGCTCGGCATAGACGTCGCATTCCCCGACGCTCACGCCGACTTCCTGGCGCGCTGCCACGCCGCCGGACAGCAGCGGCCGACGCCATTGCTGCTGCGCTACGGACCCGGCGACTATAATTGTCTCCACCAGGACCTCTATGGCGCCCACGTCTTCCCGCTTCAGATCGCCACCTTGCTATCCGAGCCCGGCCGCGATTTCGAAGGCGGCGAGTTCGTGCTGACCGAACAGCGCCCGCGCATGCAGTCCCGCGCAACAGTCGTGCCGCTGCGCCAGGGCGACGCCGTCGTGTTCGCGGTCAACCATCGGCCCGCGACCGGCCCGCGCGGCGCCTATCGTATTGCCATGCGCCACGGCGTCAGCACGATCCGCGCCGGCCGCCGGCACACGCTCGGGATCATCTTCCACGACGCCGCTTGA
- a CDS encoding LytTR family DNA-binding domain-containing protein, with translation MRVLLVDDETLALDRLRTFFDDIEGVEVVGQAQDGDEALARIRELTPDLVILDVQMPGKNGLRAAAELDIEPRPELVFVTAHEHYAPDAFDVDAADYLLKPVRFDRLRQAVDRARRRQGMREQAERAGKLEQEVQALKASGVHALDDNGFWVPERDGQRRVPIDSIDWIEAARDYVLLHTDVRSHLLRTTMAALEEKLAGSALLRVHRSAFVRPDRVVEVKRANRSLCLVLADGAEVQVGPSYVSAVREALGLD, from the coding sequence ATGCGCGTTTTGCTGGTCGATGACGAAACCCTCGCGCTGGATCGGCTGCGAACCTTCTTCGACGACATCGAGGGGGTGGAAGTGGTCGGCCAGGCGCAGGACGGCGACGAAGCGCTTGCCCGCATCCGCGAACTGACTCCGGACCTCGTCATCCTCGACGTGCAGATGCCGGGCAAGAACGGCCTGCGCGCCGCCGCCGAGCTCGACATCGAGCCGCGCCCCGAGCTCGTCTTCGTCACCGCCCACGAACATTATGCCCCCGACGCGTTCGACGTCGATGCCGCCGACTATCTGCTGAAGCCGGTCCGCTTCGACCGACTCCGCCAGGCCGTCGACCGCGCCCGCCGCCGCCAGGGAATGCGCGAGCAAGCCGAGCGCGCGGGGAAGCTCGAGCAGGAAGTGCAGGCGCTGAAGGCGAGCGGCGTCCACGCGCTCGACGACAACGGTTTCTGGGTGCCCGAGCGCGACGGACAGCGCCGCGTGCCGATCGACAGCATCGACTGGATCGAGGCGGCGCGCGATTATGTGCTGCTTCACACCGACGTCCGCAGCCATTTGCTGCGCACCACGATGGCGGCGTTGGAGGAGAAATTGGCGGGCTCGGCGCTGCTGCGCGTGCACCGCTCGGCGTTCGTGCGGCCGGATCGGGTGGTGGAGGTGAAGCGGGCGAACCGCTCGCTGTGCCTGGTGCTCGCCGACGGCGCCGAAGTGCAGGTCGGGCCGAGCTACGTCAGCGCCGTGCGCGAGGCGCTCGGGCTCGACTGA
- a CDS encoding GNAT family N-acetyltransferase, translating to MVIRLYIPADADAVWSVLEPHIRAGETFALPRDWTREQAIASWCGAPHEAYVAEQDGEVLGTYYIQPNQLGGGSHVANGGYATAPAAAGKGVARAMCAHSLDRARARGYRAMQFNFVVATNERAVALWQSFGFAILATLPGVFAHPAHGLVDAHVMFRTL from the coding sequence ATGGTCATTCGCCTTTATATCCCCGCCGATGCCGACGCGGTCTGGTCCGTGCTCGAGCCCCACATCCGCGCCGGCGAGACGTTCGCGCTTCCCAGGGACTGGACGCGCGAGCAGGCGATCGCATCGTGGTGCGGCGCTCCGCACGAAGCCTATGTGGCCGAGCAGGACGGGGAGGTGCTGGGCACTTATTATATCCAGCCCAACCAGTTAGGCGGGGGCAGCCATGTCGCCAATGGCGGCTACGCCACCGCGCCGGCGGCCGCCGGCAAGGGCGTGGCCCGGGCGATGTGTGCCCACTCGCTCGATCGGGCGCGGGCGCGGGGCTATCGCGCCATGCAGTTCAACTTTGTTGTCGCCACGAACGAGCGGGCCGTCGCATTGTGGCAGAGCTTCGGCTTCGCGATCCTGGCGACGTTGCCCGGGGTCTTCGCCCATCCGGCCCACGGCTTGGTCGACGCGCACGTGATGTTTCGCACGCTCTGA
- a CDS encoding acetyl-CoA hydrolase/transferase family protein codes for MTNARIRNEKLKSKIMSAEDAAGLIESGTTVGMSGFTGSGYPKAVPLALAARIEAERARGNPFRLKVWTGASTGPELDGALAKADGIEFRLPYNSDPIAREKINKGEMEYLDMHLSQVAPMAWQGFLGPLDTALIEVTAIREDGSLVPSSSIGNNKTWLDRADRIILEVNNWQNPALEGMHDIYYGTALPPNRVPIPLVHPDDRIGEAYFRIDPDKVAAIVVTDKPDRNLPFAAPDEAALGIADHLIEFLAHEVKMGRLPASLLPLQSGVGNVANAVLGGLIDAPFENLTAYTEVLQDGMLDLLDAGKLRVASATAFSLSPDAAASLNARMDAFRGKLILRPQEISNHPELIRRLGCIAMNGLIEADIYGNVNSTHIMGSRIQNGIGGSGDFARNAFLSIFMTPSTAKKGAISAIVPHASHVDHITQDVQVIVTEQGLADLRGLSPKQRARTIIANCAHPDYRPALEDYHARALKGSYGLQTPVLLGEALSWHERFLRTGSMKV; via the coding sequence ATGACCAACGCCCGCATCCGCAACGAGAAGCTGAAATCGAAGATCATGTCCGCCGAGGATGCGGCGGGACTGATCGAATCCGGAACGACGGTGGGCATGAGCGGCTTCACGGGCTCGGGCTATCCCAAGGCGGTGCCGCTCGCCCTGGCCGCGCGAATAGAAGCCGAGCGGGCCCGCGGCAACCCATTCCGCCTCAAGGTCTGGACCGGGGCCTCCACCGGGCCCGAGCTCGACGGCGCCCTCGCCAAGGCCGACGGAATCGAATTCCGGCTGCCCTACAATTCGGATCCGATCGCGCGCGAGAAGATCAACAAAGGCGAGATGGAATATCTCGACATGCATCTCAGCCAGGTCGCGCCGATGGCGTGGCAGGGCTTCCTCGGCCCGCTCGACACCGCGCTGATCGAGGTGACGGCGATCCGCGAGGACGGGTCGCTGGTGCCCTCCTCCTCGATCGGCAACAACAAGACCTGGCTCGACCGCGCCGACCGGATCATCCTTGAGGTCAACAACTGGCAGAACCCGGCGCTCGAGGGCATGCACGACATTTATTACGGCACCGCGCTTCCGCCCAACCGCGTGCCGATTCCCCTCGTCCATCCCGACGACCGTATCGGCGAGGCCTATTTCCGGATCGATCCCGACAAGGTCGCGGCGATCGTCGTCACCGACAAGCCGGATCGCAACCTGCCCTTTGCGGCGCCGGATGAAGCGGCGCTCGGCATCGCCGACCACCTGATCGAATTCCTGGCGCACGAAGTGAAGATGGGCCGCCTTCCGGCCTCGCTGCTGCCGCTCCAATCGGGCGTCGGTAACGTCGCCAATGCGGTGCTCGGCGGGCTGATCGACGCCCCCTTCGAGAATCTCACCGCTTATACCGAGGTGCTGCAGGACGGGATGCTCGACCTGCTCGATGCGGGAAAGCTGCGGGTGGCGTCGGCGACGGCCTTCTCGCTCAGCCCCGATGCCGCGGCGTCGCTCAACGCGCGGATGGACGCTTTTCGCGGCAAGCTGATCCTGCGTCCGCAGGAGATCAGCAACCACCCCGAACTGATCCGCCGGCTCGGCTGCATCGCGATGAACGGGCTGATCGAGGCTGATATCTACGGCAACGTCAATTCGACCCACATCATGGGCTCGCGCATCCAGAACGGGATCGGCGGCTCGGGCGATTTCGCGCGCAACGCCTTCCTCTCGATCTTCATGACGCCGTCGACCGCCAAGAAAGGCGCGATCTCGGCGATCGTGCCGCACGCGAGCCATGTCGATCACATCACGCAGGACGTGCAGGTGATCGTCACCGAGCAGGGCCTCGCCGATCTTCGCGGGCTCAGCCCGAAGCAGCGCGCCCGGACGATCATCGCGAATTGCGCTCATCCCGATTACCGCCCGGCGCTCGAGGATTATCACGCCCGCGCGCTCAAGGGCTCGTATGGGCTGCAGACGCCCGTGCTGCTCGGCGAGGCGCTGTCGTGGCACGAGCGCTTTCTGCGTACCGGATCGATGAAAGTCTGA
- a CDS encoding alpha/beta hydrolase, whose product MIARLLCALAMMLATPALAQAPASQPTPIAIGETHRIASRHMSDARTINVYLPSGYADPTKRFPVLYLIDGGLEQDFIHIAGTSQLGGIWARSEPVILVGIETKDRRRELIGPTQDVKLLIDYPTAGFSAGFRNYIRDEVKPLIEKNYRTTGDDAVIGESLAGLFIVETFLREPSLFDRYAAVSPSLWWDQQRLSGEAAGLLKGRKKADTRLFLTIGDEGAEMQAGVDRLLDALAAHPAAAGQYCYAPRPHSTHATIYHDVSPEALQYLFPTSVDHDPKSGFVIACSKKS is encoded by the coding sequence GTGATCGCGCGCCTGCTTTGCGCGCTGGCGATGATGCTCGCGACGCCGGCCCTCGCCCAGGCGCCGGCTTCGCAGCCGACCCCGATCGCGATCGGCGAGACGCACAGGATCGCCTCGCGGCACATGAGCGACGCCCGCACAATCAACGTCTACCTGCCGAGCGGCTATGCCGATCCCACCAAGCGCTTCCCGGTCCTCTATCTGATCGACGGCGGGCTGGAGCAGGACTTCATCCACATCGCCGGGACCAGCCAGCTCGGCGGCATCTGGGCGCGCTCCGAGCCGGTGATCCTCGTCGGCATCGAGACCAAGGACCGGCGGCGCGAGCTGATCGGCCCGACCCAGGACGTAAAGCTGCTGATCGATTATCCGACCGCAGGCTTCTCGGCTGGATTCCGCAACTACATACGCGACGAAGTGAAGCCGCTCATCGAGAAGAATTATCGCACGACCGGCGACGACGCCGTGATCGGAGAGTCGCTCGCAGGCCTCTTCATCGTCGAGACCTTCCTGCGCGAACCCTCCCTGTTCGACCGCTACGCCGCGGTGAGCCCGAGCCTCTGGTGGGACCAGCAGCGCCTGTCGGGCGAGGCGGCGGGCCTGCTCAAGGGCCGCAAGAAAGCCGACACGCGGCTGTTCCTGACGATCGGGGACGAAGGCGCGGAAATGCAGGCCGGCGTCGACCGGCTGCTCGATGCGCTGGCGGCCCATCCTGCGGCGGCGGGCCAATATTGCTACGCGCCGCGGCCACACTCGACCCACGCTACAATCTATCACGACGTGTCGCCCGAGGCGCTCCAGTACCTCTTCCCGACCTCGGTCGACCACGACCCTAAAAGCGGATTTGTCATCGCATGTTCAAAAAAATCCTGA
- a CDS encoding TCR/Tet family MFS transporter: MHGPVLPRKRFDAAIAFILVTAVLDIMAMGIVIPVLPALIEDFTGSNAQAGIYNGLFVALWAGMQFIFSPIIGSLSDHYGRRPVILVSAAGLAADFALMALAPNLWWLAVGRILGGITSSSFTTVFAYMADITAPEKRARAYGLIGAAFSAGFVAGPLVGGVLGEWGPRVPFWAAAILSALAFLYGLVVLPESLKPENRMAFSWKRANPFGALRLLRSHAELTGLALVNFLLYFAHHVFSAVFVLYAAYRYAWGASQVGVLLAMVGLLDMLVQGVLVGPAVKRWGDRAVMVFGLVGGGIGIACMGLAPTGLAFTLAMLPNALWGLAMPTLQSLMTQRVSESEQGQLQGANMSVASIAGIVSPLFFGFVYSASVGANPLIPHPGTSFFLASLVLLAGAAIGALVARQAARRGDS; encoded by the coding sequence ATGCACGGTCCTGTCCTTCCCCGCAAACGGTTCGACGCCGCCATCGCCTTCATCCTGGTGACGGCGGTGCTCGACATCATGGCGATGGGGATCGTCATCCCGGTCCTCCCGGCCTTGATCGAGGACTTCACCGGATCGAACGCCCAAGCCGGGATCTATAACGGCCTGTTCGTCGCGCTTTGGGCGGGGATGCAATTCATCTTCTCGCCGATCATCGGGTCGCTTTCCGATCATTATGGCCGCCGCCCGGTTATCCTCGTCTCGGCGGCCGGCCTGGCCGCCGATTTCGCATTGATGGCGCTGGCGCCGAACCTCTGGTGGCTCGCGGTCGGACGCATCCTCGGCGGCATCACATCGTCGAGCTTCACCACCGTCTTCGCCTATATGGCCGACATCACCGCGCCGGAAAAAAGGGCGCGTGCCTACGGGCTGATCGGGGCGGCGTTCAGCGCCGGCTTTGTCGCCGGACCGCTGGTCGGCGGCGTGCTCGGCGAATGGGGCCCGCGCGTGCCCTTCTGGGCGGCGGCGATCCTGAGCGCCCTCGCCTTTCTCTACGGCCTGGTCGTCCTTCCGGAATCGCTGAAGCCGGAGAACCGCATGGCTTTCTCGTGGAAGCGCGCCAATCCGTTCGGGGCGCTCCGGCTGCTGCGCTCGCACGCCGAGCTGACCGGCCTCGCCCTCGTCAACTTCCTTCTCTATTTCGCGCACCACGTCTTCTCGGCCGTGTTCGTGCTCTACGCCGCCTATCGCTATGCATGGGGGGCATCGCAAGTGGGCGTCCTGCTGGCGATGGTGGGGCTGCTCGACATGCTGGTCCAGGGCGTGCTCGTGGGACCGGCCGTCAAGCGCTGGGGCGACCGCGCGGTGATGGTGTTCGGGCTGGTCGGCGGCGGCATCGGCATCGCCTGCATGGGGCTGGCGCCGACGGGGCTCGCCTTCACGCTCGCCATGTTGCCCAACGCTTTGTGGGGCCTGGCGATGCCGACGCTGCAGTCGCTGATGACGCAGCGCGTCTCCGAGAGCGAGCAAGGCCAGCTCCAGGGCGCCAATATGAGCGTCGCCAGCATTGCGGGGATCGTCTCGCCGCTTTTCTTCGGCTTCGTCTACTCGGCTTCGGTCGGTGCGAATCCGCTCATCCCGCATCCCGGCACCTCCTTCTTCCTCGCCTCGCTCGTGCTGCTGGCCGGGGCCGCGATCGGCGCGCTGGTGGCCCGCCAGGCGGCGCGGCGCGGCGACAGCTGA
- a CDS encoding sensor histidine kinase, protein MPTARSDARWPEAILLTVALWLFVLLMFLPVIAARHPGGTWASVVLDAATIPISMLFAMPLFVVFRKTLDWPQTARILVLVAAVIFTGVANRIFDILWTGWVAENLEASWYDLPRTIERSYDAILKYLLVFSVNVTLFQLAFSRRRESRQERQLVDARHAAQQAQLAALRYQLNPHFLFNTLNSISALIVTRRNHDAEQMTDKLSSFLRTSLACDPAELVPLEEELALIEEYLSIEAVRFGERLEVTIDCEPEALPALVPGFLVQPLVENAIKHGVAPSRDPVHIIVRARIEHGDLCITVENDSPAQATNLHFGRKGVGLYNVKQRLLAVYGKNAKLSAERVDGHYVATICIPEILNVR, encoded by the coding sequence ATGCCGACCGCCCGTTCCGATGCCCGTTGGCCGGAAGCCATCCTGCTGACGGTCGCGCTGTGGCTGTTCGTCCTGCTGATGTTCCTGCCGGTGATCGCCGCGCGCCACCCGGGAGGGACCTGGGCAAGCGTCGTGCTCGACGCCGCGACCATCCCGATCTCGATGCTGTTCGCGATGCCCTTGTTCGTGGTCTTCCGGAAGACGCTCGACTGGCCGCAGACCGCGCGTATCCTCGTGCTCGTCGCCGCCGTGATCTTCACCGGCGTCGCCAACCGCATCTTCGACATCTTGTGGACCGGCTGGGTCGCCGAAAATCTCGAGGCGAGCTGGTACGATCTGCCGCGCACGATCGAGCGCAGCTACGACGCGATCCTGAAATATCTGCTGGTCTTCTCGGTCAACGTGACCCTGTTCCAGCTCGCTTTCTCGCGCCGCCGGGAATCGCGCCAGGAACGGCAATTGGTCGACGCGCGCCATGCTGCGCAGCAGGCCCAACTCGCGGCGCTCCGCTACCAGCTCAATCCGCATTTCCTGTTCAACACGCTGAACTCGATCTCCGCCCTGATCGTCACTCGGCGCAACCACGACGCCGAGCAGATGACCGACAAACTGTCGAGCTTCCTGCGCACCTCATTGGCCTGCGATCCCGCCGAGCTGGTGCCGCTCGAGGAGGAACTGGCGCTGATCGAGGAATATCTCTCGATCGAGGCGGTGCGCTTCGGCGAAAGGCTGGAGGTCACGATCGACTGCGAGCCCGAAGCCTTGCCGGCGCTGGTCCCTGGCTTCCTCGTCCAGCCACTGGTCGAGAATGCGATCAAGCATGGCGTCGCGCCGTCGCGTGACCCGGTCCACATCATCGTCCGCGCCCGGATCGAGCATGGGGACCTGTGCATCACCGTCGAGAATGACAGCCCCGCGCAAGCCACCAATCTGCATTTCGGACGCAAGGGCGTAGGATTGTACAACGTCAAGCAGCGCTTGCTCGCAGTCTATGGCAAGAATGCCAAGTTGTCGGCCGAGCGCGTCGACGGGCACTACGTGGCCACTATTTGCATTCCCGAGATCCTCAACGTGCGTTGA
- the bioB gene encoding biotin synthase BioB, giving the protein MRTDWTREEIAGLFDLPFMDLVFEAQRIHREWHAHNEVQLSTLLSIKTGGCAEDCGYCSQSAFAESGLKAEKLMEVEKVLAAAREAKEAGSGRFCMGAAWREPKDRDMDVIVAMVAGVKTMGLETCMTLGMLSDEQASRLAHAGLDYYNHNVDTSPEYYGEVITTRTYQERLDTLDRVRAAGMSVCSGGIVGMGETREDRVGFVHTLATLPAHPESVPINALVPVRGTSLGDRLLAQRETKIDDIEFVRTVAVARITMPRSMVRLSAGRESMSESTQALCFLAGANSIFTGDKLLTAGNAGAGADATLFAKLGLQPMTSEEPARVAAE; this is encoded by the coding sequence GAGTGGCACGCGCATAACGAGGTCCAGCTCTCAACCCTGCTCAGCATCAAGACCGGCGGCTGCGCCGAGGATTGCGGCTATTGCAGCCAGTCGGCCTTCGCGGAATCTGGCCTCAAGGCGGAAAAACTGATGGAGGTCGAGAAGGTCCTCGCCGCCGCGCGCGAGGCCAAGGAAGCCGGGTCCGGCCGCTTCTGCATGGGCGCCGCCTGGCGCGAGCCCAAGGACCGCGACATGGACGTGATCGTCGCGATGGTCGCGGGCGTCAAAACCATGGGCCTCGAGACCTGCATGACTTTGGGCATGCTGAGCGACGAGCAGGCGAGCCGCCTCGCCCATGCCGGGCTCGATTATTACAATCACAATGTCGACACCTCGCCCGAATATTATGGCGAGGTCATCACCACCCGCACCTATCAGGAGCGGCTCGACACGCTCGATCGCGTCCGCGCCGCCGGCATGTCGGTCTGCTCGGGCGGCATCGTCGGCATGGGCGAGACCCGCGAGGACCGGGTCGGCTTCGTCCACACGCTCGCCACCCTTCCCGCCCATCCCGAGAGCGTGCCGATCAACGCGCTCGTCCCGGTCCGGGGCACCAGCCTCGGCGACCGCCTGCTCGCCCAACGCGAGACCAAGATCGACGATATCGAGTTCGTCCGCACGGTCGCGGTGGCGCGCATCACCATGCCGCGCTCGATGGTCCGCCTGTCGGCCGGCCGCGAGAGCATGAGCGAGAGCACCCAGGCCTTGTGCTTCCTGGCTGGCGCCAACTCGATCTTCACCGGCGACAAATTGCTGACCGCCGGCAATGCCGGCGCCGGGGCGGACGCCACCCTGTTCGCCAAGCTCGGCCTCCAGCCGATGACCAGCGAAGAACCGGCGCGGGTGGCCGCGGAGTGA
- a CDS encoding outer membrane protein, which produces MRAVAVALTSLVALAAASPAAAEGFRAEIHAGWDHVSADGPDDDGVAYGIGLGYDFAIGEKGFVGLDFSFDDSSMKECDTSVLVANDTLCVKAGRDIAAGIRGGVKVSEAGKLYALAGYTNARFKSRYTTAAGVTTSDGANLDGFRLGAGYQHDFAGGVYGKVEYRYSNYEAGLERHQALLGVGLAF; this is translated from the coding sequence ATGCGTGCAGTTGCAGTTGCTTTGACGTCGCTTGTTGCCTTGGCCGCCGCCTCGCCGGCCGCCGCGGAGGGCTTCCGCGCCGAGATTCATGCCGGTTGGGATCATGTCTCGGCCGACGGCCCGGACGATGACGGCGTCGCTTACGGTATCGGCCTCGGCTATGATTTCGCGATCGGCGAGAAGGGCTTTGTCGGCCTCGATTTCAGCTTCGATGACAGCTCGATGAAGGAGTGCGACACCAGCGTCCTCGTCGCCAACGACACGCTCTGCGTAAAGGCCGGCCGCGATATCGCCGCCGGCATCCGCGGCGGCGTCAAGGTCAGCGAGGCGGGCAAGCTCTACGCCCTCGCCGGCTACACCAACGCCCGGTTCAAGAGCCGCTACACGACCGCCGCGGGCGTCACGACGAGCGATGGCGCGAACCTGGACGGCTTCCGCCTCGGCGCGGGCTACCAGCACGACTTCGCCGGCGGCGTCTACGGAAAGGTCGAATATCGCTACTCGAACTACGAAGCCGGCCTCGAGCGCCACCAGGCGCTGCTCGGCGTCGGCCTGGCCTTCTGA
- a CDS encoding acetyl/propionyl/methylcrotonyl-CoA carboxylase subunit alpha — protein MFKKILIANRGEIACRVIRTAKKMGIATVAVYSDADARAPHVRMADEAVHIGPSAAAESYLVADKIIAACKATGAEAVHPGYGFLSERTSFAQALADAGIAFIGPPVNAIAAMGDKIESKKLAKAAGVNVVPGYLGEIADTDEAVKIASEIGYPVMMKASAGGGGKGMRLAYSEQDVREGFEATKREGLASFGDDRVFIEKFIESPRHIEIQVLGDQHGNIVYLGERECSVQRRHQKVVEEAPSPFVTPAMRKAMGEQAVALARAVGYYSAGTVELIVSGADTTGESFYFLEMNTRLQVEHPVTEEVTGLDLVEQMIRVAAGEKLAFTQDDVKLTGWAIENRVYAEDPYRGFLPSTGRLVRYRPPQESEGVRVDDGVVEGGEVSMFYDPMIAKLVTYGDTREQAIDRQIAALDAFAIDGIGHNVDFLSALMQHPRFREGRLTTGFIAEEYPEGFAGAPADGALKRKLAALGALVATAETERARHIDGQLGEPLPASTSWVARIDGEDFEVSVNGESVTVAGTPLTVDIGYAPGQTLVEALIDGEPLAVKIERKGSSWLFTTRGARHGVRVLNPRTAKLAGHMIEKTPPDLSKYLLCPMPGLLTTLHVAEGDRVEAGQPLAVVEAMKMENILRAEKAGIVAKVDAKPGDSLAVDAVILEFE, from the coding sequence ATGTTCAAAAAAATCCTGATCGCCAACCGCGGCGAGATCGCCTGCCGCGTCATCCGCACGGCGAAGAAAATGGGCATCGCAACGGTTGCGGTCTATTCGGATGCGGACGCGCGCGCGCCGCACGTGCGGATGGCAGACGAGGCGGTGCATATCGGCCCGTCGGCGGCGGCCGAATCCTATCTGGTTGCCGACAAGATCATCGCGGCCTGCAAGGCGACCGGCGCCGAGGCCGTCCATCCGGGCTATGGTTTCCTGTCGGAGCGGACCAGCTTCGCCCAGGCGCTGGCCGACGCCGGCATCGCCTTCATCGGCCCCCCGGTGAACGCGATTGCGGCGATGGGCGACAAGATCGAATCGAAGAAGCTCGCGAAGGCAGCGGGCGTCAACGTGGTGCCCGGCTATCTCGGCGAGATCGCCGATACCGACGAGGCGGTGAAGATCGCTTCCGAGATCGGCTATCCGGTGATGATGAAGGCATCGGCCGGCGGCGGCGGAAAGGGCATGCGCCTCGCCTATAGCGAGCAGGACGTCCGCGAGGGCTTCGAGGCGACCAAGCGCGAAGGGCTCGCCTCGTTCGGCGACGATCGCGTGTTCATCGAGAAGTTCATCGAGAGCCCGCGCCATATCGAGATCCAGGTGCTCGGCGACCAGCACGGCAACATCGTCTATCTCGGCGAGCGCGAATGCTCGGTGCAGCGCCGCCACCAGAAGGTGGTCGAGGAAGCGCCCTCGCCGTTCGTCACTCCGGCGATGCGCAAGGCGATGGGCGAACAGGCCGTCGCGCTGGCCCGCGCGGTCGGCTATTACAGCGCCGGCACGGTCGAGCTGATCGTCAGCGGCGCTGACACGACCGGCGAGAGCTTCTACTTCCTCGAGATGAACACAAGGCTCCAGGTCGAGCACCCCGTGACCGAGGAAGTGACAGGGCTCGATCTCGTCGAGCAGATGATCCGCGTCGCCGCCGGCGAGAAGCTGGCCTTCACCCAGGACGACGTAAAACTCACCGGCTGGGCGATCGAGAACCGCGTCTATGCCGAGGACCCCTATCGCGGCTTCCTCCCCTCGACCGGCCGCCTCGTCCGCTACCGCCCGCCGCAGGAAAGCGAAGGCGTGCGCGTCGACGACGGCGTCGTCGAGGGCGGCGAGGTCAGCATGTTCTACGACCCGATGATCGCCAAGCTCGTCACCTATGGCGACACGCGCGAGCAGGCGATCGACCGCCAGATCGCGGCGCTCGACGCGTTCGCGATCGACGGCATCGGCCACAATGTCGATTTCCTGTCGGCGCTGATGCAGCACCCGCGCTTCCGCGAAGGCCGGCTCACCACCGGCTTCATCGCCGAGGAATATCCCGAGGGCTTTGCCGGCGCTCCGGCGGACGGCGCGCTGAAGCGCAAGCTCGCCGCGCTCGGCGCGCTGGTCGCGACCGCCGAGACCGAGCGCGCGCGCCATATAGACGGCCAACTCGGCGAGCCGCTGCCCGCATCGACCTCATGGGTGGCCCGCATCGACGGCGAGGATTTCGAGGTCTCGGTCAACGGCGAAAGTGTCACGGTCGCCGGCACGCCGCTCACCGTCGATATCGGCTATGCGCCCGGCCAGACTTTGGTCGAGGCGCTGATCGACGGCGAACCGCTGGCGGTCAAGATCGAGCGCAAGGGCTCGTCCTGGCTGTTCACGACCCGCGGCGCCCGCCATGGCGTGCGCGTGCTCAATCCACGCACGGCGAAGCTCGCCGGCCACATGATCGAGAAGACGCCGCCCGATCTCTCCAAATATCTGCTCTGCCCGATGCCGGGGCTGCTCACTACGCTGCACGTCGCCGAAGGCGACCGCGTCGAGGCGGGCCAGCCGCTCGCGGTGGTCGAGGCGATGAAGATGGAGAATATCCTGCGCGCCGAGAAAGCTGGCATCGTCGCCAAGGTCGACGCCAAGCCCGGCGACAGCCTGGCCGTCGACGCGGTGATCCTCGAGTTCGAGTAA